In the genome of Fulvivirga maritima, one region contains:
- a CDS encoding FecR family protein: MDFKLIIRKIEGRLSAEEQIIFDQWYDESESHREYFRKVSSGYNKPTLQINKDKAWLRLKREISTPVKPRYNWRYGVAASLVLLALASIAFFMNNKDDTENLVAEQVIEAGSDKAILTLADGTEVDLQSGQSYNAQGVTSNGEFIKYEGQQEKLEYHYLTIPRGGEFYMELSDSTKVWLNADTRIKYPTKFIAGQPRQVELVYGEAYFDVSPSAHNHGDHFIVATGAQKVEVLGTEFNIRAYKQDRNTTTTLVEGSVQLEVADQEISMKPKDQVTFNYESKGLSKKEVVVHDYISWKDGFFSFNESNLASIAENLNRWYDVQIVFADEEVKNIKFNGVFSRELGLNKILNLLGKTSNISYEIEDNKIEIKQKGE, encoded by the coding sequence ATGGATTTTAAACTAATAATTAGAAAAATAGAGGGGCGATTGTCAGCTGAGGAGCAAATAATATTTGATCAGTGGTATGATGAATCGGAGTCTCACCGGGAATATTTCCGAAAGGTGAGTTCTGGTTATAATAAGCCGACACTTCAAATCAATAAAGACAAAGCGTGGTTAAGGCTGAAGCGTGAAATTTCTACGCCTGTTAAGCCGAGATATAACTGGAGATACGGTGTAGCAGCCAGTCTGGTGCTTTTGGCATTAGCAAGCATTGCCTTTTTTATGAATAATAAAGATGATACCGAAAATCTGGTGGCGGAGCAAGTGATAGAGGCGGGCAGTGATAAGGCTATCCTTACCTTGGCTGATGGTACGGAAGTAGATTTACAAAGTGGTCAATCTTATAACGCACAAGGAGTAACTAGTAATGGCGAATTTATAAAATATGAAGGGCAACAGGAGAAACTAGAATACCACTATCTGACTATACCAAGAGGAGGAGAGTTTTATATGGAGCTATCAGACAGTACCAAAGTATGGCTAAATGCCGATACTCGTATAAAATATCCTACCAAGTTTATAGCTGGTCAGCCCAGGCAGGTAGAGCTGGTATATGGAGAAGCTTATTTTGATGTTTCGCCAAGTGCACATAACCATGGAGATCATTTTATAGTAGCTACAGGAGCTCAGAAAGTAGAGGTATTAGGAACTGAGTTTAATATTAGAGCTTACAAACAAGATAGAAATACTACTACTACTTTGGTAGAAGGAAGCGTGCAGCTGGAAGTAGCCGATCAGGAAATAAGCATGAAACCCAAAGATCAGGTGACTTTTAATTATGAAAGCAAAGGGTTGAGTAAGAAAGAGGTGGTGGTACATGATTATATATCATGGAAAGATGGCTTCTTCAGCTTTAACGAAAGTAATCTGGCAAGTATAGCAGAAAACCTCAACAGGTGGTATGATGTGCAAATAGTTTTTGCAGATGAAGAAGTAAAGAATATAAAATTTAATGGGGTGTTTAGCAGGGAGTTAGGTCTGAATAAGATTTTAAACTTACTCGGTAAAACCAGCAATATAAGTTATGAAATAGAAGACAATAAAATAGAAATAAAGCAAAAAGGGGAATAA
- a CDS encoding major royal jelly family protein gives MDNKKSTYLNYGLGLALGLATFFGGCSPEKKEASEEQAEDVISQDSVKQEESFVQVAEFKGQQVTGVTVTDHGRIFVNFPRWRKNVKYAVREVSDDGSSAPYPNEEWNQWEIGGEQSDSVFIAVQSVVAKGDKLYVLDTRNVQFNGVLSTPRIFVFDLSTNQLADIFLLSEEAYHSDSYTNDLRIDEKNQMIYMTDSGHAGLILYNMATGESKRVLDNHESTSAEVDHLTIDGKQWERAVSSDGIALDEAKGLLYYHALSGYSLYQVPTDVLINGSEEEVEAAVVEVMDTSAPDGMILGTDGNLYLADLEHHKINYVTPEKEMKTLYEGDNVRWADTFSIYDGYLFYTNSKLNEVNGEVDKMTFSVNKVKL, from the coding sequence ATGGATAATAAGAAATCAACCTATTTAAATTACGGTTTGGGGCTGGCATTAGGCTTGGCCACTTTTTTTGGTGGCTGCTCTCCTGAAAAGAAAGAAGCCTCTGAAGAGCAGGCCGAGGATGTAATTAGCCAAGATAGCGTTAAGCAGGAAGAATCATTTGTACAAGTGGCAGAATTTAAAGGTCAGCAAGTTACAGGTGTTACGGTTACTGACCACGGTAGAATATTTGTAAACTTCCCCAGATGGAGAAAAAATGTTAAATATGCCGTGAGAGAGGTGTCTGATGATGGCAGTTCTGCACCATATCCTAATGAAGAATGGAACCAGTGGGAAATAGGAGGAGAGCAATCAGATTCAGTTTTTATAGCGGTACAGTCTGTAGTGGCTAAAGGCGATAAACTGTATGTATTAGACACCCGAAATGTACAGTTTAATGGGGTTTTAAGTACTCCCAGAATTTTTGTGTTTGATTTAAGCACCAATCAGTTAGCCGATATATTTCTGCTTTCTGAGGAGGCATATCATTCTGATTCATATACCAATGATTTAAGAATTGATGAGAAAAATCAAATGATTTATATGACTGACTCAGGTCACGCAGGCCTTATTCTTTATAATATGGCTACTGGTGAAAGTAAGCGAGTGCTAGATAATCATGAGTCTACATCTGCAGAGGTAGATCATCTCACTATAGATGGCAAACAGTGGGAAAGAGCGGTAAGCTCTGATGGTATTGCTTTAGATGAAGCCAAAGGATTGTTGTATTATCATGCGCTTTCAGGTTACAGTTTATATCAAGTGCCTACTGATGTACTGATAAATGGTTCTGAAGAGGAAGTAGAAGCAGCGGTAGTGGAAGTGATGGATACTTCTGCGCCAGATGGCATGATTCTGGGAACTGATGGAAATCTTTATCTGGCTGATTTGGAGCATCATAAAATCAACTACGTAACACCCGAAAAAGAAATGAAAACGCTGTATGAAGGAGATAACGTAAGATGGGCTGACACTTTTAGTATTTATGATGGATACCTTTTTTATACTAATAGTAAGTTGAACGAAGTGAACGGAGAAGTTGATAAAATGACCTTCTCAGTGAATAAAGTGAAGCTATAG
- a CDS encoding zinc-dependent metalloprotease, which produces MLKSKYTFVLLVMLGLGLSAQAQDKKKEKEGKEETAKKDSVNSAKPVKIKKFEDVIKPEMQLSPGFINTYSDKENFKYFFHLSDSIFGRDILVVNRIAEASADMRNGSFGLVGDEIGESVYRFEKGPKDNIFMRRISFSEYNSDSTNAMYQSVMKNNVQAIAKAFPIAAYGKDSSSFVLDVTEFFNSDNNVLYFENQKLKDRAGMGAQQNDRSYIKYVRSYSSNLEIRALKTYSAGMNPTSTEYTVELNSSFVLLPEEPMRPRLVDERVGYFAVGYRDFGVDPQGVEIRKMIKRWRLEPKAGDEEKYLRGELVEPKKPIVFYIDPATPKKWVPYLMQGVNDWQKAFESVGFKNAIYAREAPTFEEDSAWSLDNAKYSAIIYRPSEIANAMGPSISDPRSGEIIESHIFWYHNVTKVLHDWYMVQCGAIDPEARKLEFDDELMGELIRFVSSHEVGHTLGLLHNFGASSRTPVEKLRDKEWVEEHGHTTSIMDYARFNYVAQPEDNIGTAGIFPRINDYDKWALYWGYKWRPEFKNEQEEQKALVKMVTDTLAQNDRLWFGNEMEPMDPRSQNEDLGDDAMLASEYGMKNLKRITPQILEWNTVDYKGFEAATEVYSAVFAQYYRYVGHVLKNVGGVYHDVRIGMNEGPEYTHVKYDKQKRAVAFLNENVFETPIWLNEEDIYNKLPNSFGIEISTMQQGVIESLIKRFRITTLMNASIESEDKAYSFTELLNDLNKGIFRELYNKESVDFYRRNLQKMYVERLIQQVTTEENSSLIMGMYSYHHYMSDMKGIIVDELKKELKLIDKTKKSAKIDDLTRIHLEALASSIRKKLDLDD; this is translated from the coding sequence ATGTTAAAATCGAAATACACTTTTGTATTATTAGTGATGTTAGGGCTTGGCTTATCAGCGCAGGCTCAGGATAAGAAGAAGGAGAAAGAGGGCAAAGAAGAAACTGCTAAGAAAGATTCTGTTAACTCTGCAAAACCTGTAAAGATTAAGAAGTTTGAAGATGTAATAAAGCCGGAGATGCAACTCAGCCCCGGCTTTATAAACACTTATTCTGATAAAGAAAATTTTAAATACTTCTTTCATTTATCTGACAGTATATTTGGTCGTGATATCTTGGTGGTAAACCGAATAGCTGAGGCCTCTGCAGATATGAGAAATGGCTCTTTTGGCCTGGTAGGAGATGAAATAGGAGAATCTGTTTATAGGTTCGAAAAAGGACCTAAGGATAATATATTCATGAGAAGAATATCTTTCAGTGAGTATAATTCTGATTCTACTAATGCCATGTACCAAAGTGTAATGAAGAATAATGTTCAGGCCATAGCCAAAGCATTTCCTATTGCTGCTTATGGTAAAGACTCTTCTTCATTTGTGCTAGATGTAACTGAGTTTTTTAATAGCGATAATAATGTGCTGTACTTTGAAAATCAGAAGCTGAAAGACCGTGCTGGTATGGGAGCTCAGCAAAATGACCGAAGTTATATAAAATATGTGAGGTCATATAGCAGTAATCTGGAAATAAGAGCGCTTAAGACCTACTCAGCAGGTATGAATCCTACCTCTACGGAGTATACCGTAGAGCTAAACTCTTCATTTGTACTATTGCCTGAGGAGCCTATGCGTCCGCGTTTGGTAGATGAGCGAGTAGGATATTTTGCGGTAGGTTATAGAGATTTTGGCGTAGACCCGCAAGGGGTTGAAATCAGGAAAATGATTAAAAGGTGGAGGCTGGAGCCCAAAGCCGGAGATGAGGAAAAGTATCTTCGTGGTGAACTGGTAGAGCCTAAGAAACCAATTGTATTTTATATTGATCCTGCTACTCCTAAAAAGTGGGTGCCATACCTTATGCAAGGGGTTAATGATTGGCAAAAGGCCTTTGAATCTGTAGGCTTTAAAAATGCAATCTACGCCAGAGAAGCTCCTACATTTGAAGAGGACAGTGCCTGGAGTCTTGATAATGCCAAGTATTCTGCCATTATCTACAGACCCTCAGAAATTGCCAACGCCATGGGACCGAGTATTTCTGACCCCAGAAGCGGAGAGATTATAGAGAGCCATATTTTCTGGTATCATAATGTTACTAAGGTGCTGCATGACTGGTACATGGTGCAGTGTGGCGCTATTGATCCTGAAGCCAGAAAATTGGAGTTTGATGACGAGCTTATGGGCGAATTGATACGTTTTGTGTCATCGCACGAAGTGGGACACACGTTAGGTTTGCTGCATAATTTTGGTGCCAGCTCCAGAACACCGGTAGAAAAGCTCAGAGATAAGGAATGGGTAGAAGAGCACGGACATACCACATCTATCATGGATTATGCTCGATTTAACTATGTAGCACAGCCCGAAGACAACATAGGAACTGCTGGTATTTTTCCTCGTATTAATGACTATGATAAATGGGCACTATACTGGGGGTATAAGTGGAGACCTGAATTTAAAAATGAGCAGGAAGAGCAAAAGGCCTTAGTGAAAATGGTAACGGATACCTTGGCTCAAAATGACAGACTGTGGTTTGGTAATGAAATGGAGCCTATGGATCCAAGAAGTCAGAATGAAGACCTTGGTGATGATGCCATGCTGGCCAGTGAGTATGGAATGAAAAACCTTAAGAGAATTACGCCACAAATTCTTGAATGGAATACTGTGGATTATAAAGGTTTTGAAGCGGCTACAGAGGTATACAGTGCTGTATTTGCTCAGTATTACAGGTATGTAGGCCACGTGCTTAAAAATGTGGGCGGAGTATATCATGATGTACGTATAGGCATGAATGAAGGCCCTGAGTATACTCATGTGAAGTATGACAAGCAGAAAAGAGCAGTAGCTTTCCTTAATGAAAATGTGTTTGAAACGCCTATTTGGCTCAATGAGGAAGATATTTATAATAAACTCCCTAATTCTTTTGGTATCGAGATTAGTACTATGCAGCAGGGAGTTATCGAGTCACTCATCAAGAGGTTTAGAATTACTACATTAATGAATGCCTCAATTGAATCAGAAGATAAAGCCTACAGTTTTACAGAACTACTCAATGATTTGAATAAAGGCATTTTCAGAGAACTCTATAATAAAGAAAGTGTAGATTTCTATAGAAGAAACTTGCAAAAAATGTATGTAGAAAGGCTCATTCAGCAAGTTACTACAGAAGAAAATTCAAGTCTTATTATGGGAATGTACTCATACCATCACTACATGTCTGATATGAAAGGCATTATAGTAGATGAACTTAAAAAGGAACTGAAATTAATTGATAAAACTAAGAAGAGCGCTAAGATAGATGACCTAACCAGGATTCACTTAGAAGCACTTGCTTCCAGTATAAGGAAGAAATTAGATCTTGATGATTAA
- a CDS encoding carboxypeptidase-like regulatory domain-containing protein produces MKIKFTSTLFALAKRVVPPKVGSVFLLVCVCVFSLAIKVSAQDANISIPETRQYSTTEVFDLIKKQTNYTFVYRSDLFNGQPAVNISEGNIKTADLLKLSLGNNFSYEYSAEDNTIIVSPKTSDDNINSSAAGESVAHRVTGVVSDETGETLAGVSVIIQGQARGTITDTDGRYALNVKPENTLIYSFLGYKRKEISVGASSQIDVVLEESLTTLSEVQIVSTGYQKNRP; encoded by the coding sequence ATGAAAATTAAATTTACCAGTACCCTTTTTGCCTTGGCAAAAAGAGTGGTGCCTCCTAAGGTGGGCTCCGTATTTTTATTAGTTTGCGTCTGTGTCTTTAGTTTGGCGATTAAAGTTTCAGCTCAGGATGCAAACATTTCAATACCCGAAACCAGGCAGTATTCTACTACCGAAGTGTTCGATCTAATCAAGAAACAGACTAATTATACTTTTGTTTACAGATCTGATCTTTTTAACGGTCAACCAGCTGTAAATATTTCAGAAGGTAATATTAAAACTGCAGATTTATTGAAGTTGAGCTTGGGAAATAATTTTTCCTACGAGTACTCTGCGGAGGATAATACAATAATAGTTAGCCCTAAAACTTCAGATGATAACATTAACTCGTCAGCTGCCGGTGAAAGTGTGGCGCATAGAGTTACTGGTGTAGTGAGCGATGAAACGGGCGAAACACTTGCAGGTGTATCAGTAATCATTCAAGGCCAGGCCAGAGGTACTATTACAGATACTGATGGTAGGTATGCATTAAATGTAAAGCCTGAGAATACCCTTATTTATTCTTTTCTAGGCTATAAGAGAAAGGAAATCTCAGTAGGAGCCAGTTCTCAGATAGATGTGGTACTAGAGGAAAGTCTTACTACCCTGAGTGAAGTGCAAATAGTTTCTACAGGGTATCAAAAAAATAGACCCTAA
- a CDS encoding SusC/RagA family TonB-linked outer membrane protein yields the protein MKKIDPNEATGAIELINTLDIQESPSIDIMERLQGKVPGVRFDVANNEISIRGPNTFYENSSPLIVIDGFPAIDQTLSGTPGTDFNNIGATSNNSVLSTFNINDIESISFLKDASAASIWGSRAANGVIVITTKKGKKNSEPVFNFSATATYAKPSDLDDLDRMNSSEYIDFETELFDNSFFPDPYSAWRYQNGSQATNYMFQAQRGEITEAELDARLNELSQVNNNDQIEEYLLQPSITQQYNLSISGGSDNSTYYVSGNYSSNRPSFKSNWSEQYAVTANYNTSFFNDKVSLQTGINHTYSTEKVNSAAISAISQGGYGLRPYDLLVDENGNAIDRDILFTSDVIEDFESQGYLPWGYNSIDELSNSSSTFNKNRTRINAMLSGDITSCAKLSVSGMLQRNATEVVEYADVDSYEMRTLINEGTTINAATGQMVYGVPVGGRYEAGNTFSSDYTMRAQLDIDKTWKNIHQLTAIAGTEIRQAKGRGYNMIRYGYDKESSTTVVVNPTTPYTTIYGGTATLSDFDRSIYRTINRYLSYYGNASYSYLQKYFVSGSIRFDDTNMIGVDRRDRAIPLWSTGLRWNAKAEDFLINVNWLSQLNVRASYGTGGSTPGNYNGVARTTYTVGGTDYYSGLAYGYIGYPGNQEIGWETTKTLNGGFEIGAFDSRISLSFDIYKKWSDGIFANVPFNGTYGWTNLAYNTANMESNGYELAINAYPVKTKDFSWLTNFNISYNNNEVTDNRFEENVNLDESFISTGRPVDNLMVYNWAGLDETGQSLVYDAEGNVVPSTDYDLTGDDLEYAGRTTPTHFGGFTNTFRYKNLSLLVRITYDMGHKALKRDINTSYYPTSGYFTGYLGTSKKLTERWREEGDEAFTDVPGILSSNTNSINRYKQADINVIDADNIRLAQISLSYILPSAAIAKIKYIRSATITASANNLGPIWVKNDEGIDPQYIFQGSYSQLAPAANYSLGLNISF from the coding sequence ATCAAAAAAATAGACCCTAATGAAGCAACAGGAGCTATTGAGTTAATAAATACATTAGATATCCAAGAGAGCCCTTCTATAGATATTATGGAGAGGTTGCAAGGTAAAGTGCCTGGCGTAAGGTTTGATGTGGCTAACAATGAAATCTCTATAAGAGGCCCAAATACTTTCTACGAAAATTCTTCTCCTCTAATCGTAATTGATGGATTTCCGGCAATTGATCAAACTTTAAGTGGAACACCGGGAACAGATTTTAACAATATTGGGGCGACTTCAAATAATTCAGTGCTAAGTACTTTTAATATCAATGACATTGAAAGTATTTCATTTTTAAAAGACGCATCTGCAGCTTCTATCTGGGGATCAAGAGCGGCTAATGGCGTAATTGTTATTACTACCAAAAAAGGAAAGAAAAACTCAGAACCGGTATTTAACTTTAGTGCCACTGCTACTTATGCAAAACCTTCAGATCTAGATGATCTTGATAGAATGAACAGTAGTGAATATATTGATTTTGAAACCGAGCTTTTTGATAACAGCTTTTTTCCTGATCCTTACTCAGCATGGAGGTATCAAAATGGCAGTCAGGCTACTAACTATATGTTTCAGGCCCAAAGAGGTGAAATAACTGAAGCGGAACTAGATGCTCGCTTAAATGAATTATCTCAAGTTAATAATAATGATCAGATAGAAGAGTATTTATTACAGCCAAGTATTACCCAGCAATATAACCTATCAATAAGTGGAGGTTCTGATAACAGTACATATTATGTGTCAGGAAATTATTCTTCTAACAGACCATCTTTTAAAAGTAACTGGTCTGAGCAATATGCTGTAACGGCTAATTACAATACTTCATTTTTTAATGATAAGGTATCGTTACAAACAGGTATAAACCATACGTATTCTACTGAAAAAGTTAACAGCGCAGCCATTTCTGCTATATCTCAAGGAGGTTATGGTTTGCGACCTTATGACTTATTGGTAGATGAAAATGGAAATGCCATAGATAGAGATATTCTTTTTACTTCTGATGTAATAGAAGATTTCGAATCTCAAGGGTACTTACCTTGGGGCTATAATTCAATTGACGAGCTTAGTAACTCTTCTTCGACCTTTAATAAAAACAGAACCAGAATTAATGCCATGCTAAGTGGTGATATCACATCTTGTGCTAAGTTATCTGTTTCTGGTATGTTACAAAGAAATGCGACAGAAGTAGTAGAATATGCTGATGTAGATAGTTATGAAATGAGAACCCTCATTAATGAAGGTACTACTATAAATGCTGCTACTGGTCAAATGGTATACGGTGTGCCTGTGGGAGGTAGGTATGAAGCAGGTAATACATTTAGCTCTGATTATACCATGAGAGCACAATTAGATATTGACAAAACCTGGAAAAATATTCACCAACTGACTGCCATAGCCGGTACTGAAATAAGACAGGCTAAAGGTCGTGGTTATAATATGATAAGGTATGGGTATGATAAAGAATCTTCTACCACTGTAGTAGTTAATCCCACTACACCTTATACTACTATCTATGGAGGAACTGCTACATTGTCTGATTTTGATCGATCTATATATAGAACCATAAACAGGTATTTGTCATATTATGGTAATGCCAGTTATAGCTATTTGCAGAAGTATTTTGTTTCTGGAAGTATTCGATTCGATGATACTAATATGATAGGGGTAGATAGAAGAGATAGGGCTATTCCTTTATGGTCTACAGGTTTACGCTGGAATGCTAAAGCGGAAGATTTCTTGATCAATGTTAATTGGCTAAGCCAGCTAAATGTAAGAGCATCTTATGGTACAGGAGGTTCAACTCCAGGTAATTACAACGGAGTTGCCAGAACGACATATACAGTAGGAGGAACAGATTATTACAGCGGACTTGCTTATGGATATATTGGATATCCTGGTAACCAAGAAATAGGTTGGGAAACTACCAAAACATTAAATGGAGGTTTTGAAATAGGTGCGTTTGATTCTCGAATTAGCTTGAGTTTCGATATTTATAAAAAGTGGTCTGATGGTATATTTGCCAATGTACCTTTTAATGGTACCTACGGATGGACAAACCTTGCTTATAATACAGCAAATATGGAAAGTAATGGATATGAGTTGGCAATTAACGCATACCCTGTCAAAACAAAAGATTTTTCATGGTTAACGAATTTTAATATTTCATATAATAATAATGAAGTTACTGATAACCGCTTTGAAGAGAATGTAAATTTAGATGAGAGTTTTATTTCAACAGGTCGTCCTGTGGATAATCTGATGGTTTATAATTGGGCTGGACTAGATGAAACCGGTCAGTCTTTAGTGTATGATGCAGAGGGAAATGTAGTGCCTTCAACTGATTACGATTTAACTGGTGATGATTTAGAATATGCAGGTCGTACTACGCCTACACATTTTGGAGGTTTTACTAACACTTTCAGGTATAAAAACTTAAGCCTTTTGGTGAGAATTACTTATGATATGGGGCATAAGGCACTGAAAAGAGATATAAATACCTCATACTATCCTACTTCAGGTTATTTTACAGGTTACTTAGGTACCAGTAAGAAATTAACAGAACGATGGAGAGAGGAAGGCGATGAAGCATTTACAGATGTGCCTGGTATATTGTCTAGTAATACGAACAGTATTAATAGATACAAACAAGCAGATATTAACGTAATTGATGCAGATAATATTCGTTTAGCTCAAATTTCACTTTCATACATACTCCCTTCTGCCGCGATAGCTAAGATTAAATATATCAGATCTGCTACTATTACTGCATCAGCTAATAACCTGGGGCCTATTTGGGTGAAAAATGATGAAGGTATTGATCCTCAATATATTTTCCAGGGATCATATTCACAATTAGCACCTGCGGCTAACTACTCATTAGGTTTAAATATTTCATTTTAA
- a CDS encoding RagB/SusD family nutrient uptake outer membrane protein, whose product MKRIIYSLAFVATLILSGCRDYVEVEDPTQRELKYTEDYQYLLNYTTRLETACQAPLVASDDIELEGESIQNSVTEVVGAIYRWADNIYPEGQQDNDWQMLYQQLYTINSVTDGVMASEGGTNEEKQDLLAQAKVHRAFAYFSLVNMYGKQYNVSTAASDLGVPMLTKPDLFASLERASVQEVYDQIIKDLEEALVVLPDFQENSFLPGRAGALALKARVYLQMGDYDSALAYANEALALQNTLNNLAEYEAAPTTYPVKYSDPEIMLSKSFYASLSAVPVNDELLDLFEEGDLRYELFTAPASNFYWEFEGRGYWKPSLVYQGIYVGPSVPEMMLIKAECLARNDNDQEAIDALNELRVARFAPEDYEPFTIEGSVIRKVLDERRRELFCTGIRWFDLKRLNQEPQFATTIEREFLGENYVLEPNSNEYVFQIAPIYRRQNPEIESNPR is encoded by the coding sequence ATGAAAAGAATAATATATAGTCTGGCGTTTGTAGCCACACTTATCTTAAGTGGCTGTCGAGATTACGTAGAGGTAGAAGACCCTACTCAGAGGGAATTGAAATATACGGAAGATTACCAATATTTATTGAACTATACCACCAGATTGGAGACAGCTTGTCAAGCTCCGCTTGTTGCTTCTGACGATATTGAATTGGAAGGAGAGTCTATTCAAAATAGTGTTACGGAAGTAGTTGGGGCTATTTATAGATGGGCTGATAATATATACCCTGAAGGCCAACAAGATAATGATTGGCAAATGTTGTACCAGCAATTATATACTATCAACTCCGTAACGGATGGGGTAATGGCCAGTGAAGGTGGTACTAATGAAGAAAAGCAAGATTTATTGGCACAAGCTAAAGTACACAGAGCGTTTGCTTATTTCTCTCTTGTAAATATGTATGGTAAGCAGTATAATGTTAGTACAGCTGCTTCAGATTTAGGCGTGCCTATGTTAACCAAGCCAGATCTGTTTGCCTCATTAGAAAGAGCTTCTGTTCAGGAAGTATACGACCAAATTATAAAAGACCTGGAAGAGGCATTAGTAGTGTTACCTGATTTTCAGGAGAACTCATTTTTGCCAGGTAGAGCAGGAGCATTAGCACTCAAGGCTCGGGTATATTTACAAATGGGTGACTATGATAGTGCCTTAGCATATGCTAATGAAGCTTTAGCGTTGCAAAATACGCTAAATAACCTGGCGGAATATGAAGCGGCTCCTACTACTTACCCTGTTAAGTATAGTGACCCTGAAATCATGTTATCAAAATCATTTTATGCCTCTCTTAGTGCGGTTCCTGTTAACGATGAGCTTTTAGATTTATTTGAAGAAGGAGATCTGAGGTATGAGTTATTTACTGCACCTGCCAGTAACTTTTATTGGGAATTTGAAGGTCGCGGTTATTGGAAGCCTAGTCTTGTTTATCAGGGAATTTATGTAGGCCCATCAGTACCGGAAATGATGCTTATTAAAGCCGAATGTCTTGCTCGTAATGATAATGATCAGGAGGCTATTGATGCACTAAATGAGCTAAGAGTAGCTCGTTTTGCTCCAGAAGATTATGAGCCTTTTACAATAGAAGGTAGTGTAATCAGAAAGGTGTTAGATGAAAGAAGAAGAGAGCTTTTCTGTACTGGCATCAGGTGGTTTGACCTTAAGCGCTTGAATCAGGAGCCTCAGTTTGCTACTACCATTGAGCGTGAATTTTTAGGTGAAAATTATGTGCTTGAGCCTAATAGCAATGAATATGTATTTCAGATTGCGCCAATTTATAGAAGGCAAAACCCTGAAATAGAAAGCAACCCCAGATAA
- a CDS encoding RNA polymerase sigma factor, translating into MKENLFLAEIAAGDESAFHSFFNFFYEELVSYAYKHLYDQAESEDLVQEAFIYIWENASNLQVHTNMRSYMYSMVRNRCINRLKKLSVVDYDHAIDLNTIFEDSSVFPVFEENEEDVHSLITAVINSFPEKMREIFLLRIKHNYKYQQIAEHSGVSVNTVKTQLKRAKEKISKMVFSSFFF; encoded by the coding sequence TTGAAGGAGAATCTATTTTTAGCGGAGATAGCAGCGGGAGATGAGAGTGCTTTCCATAGCTTTTTTAACTTCTTTTATGAAGAGCTGGTATCGTATGCCTACAAACATCTCTATGACCAGGCGGAAAGTGAAGATCTGGTGCAAGAAGCCTTTATTTATATCTGGGAAAATGCCTCTAACTTACAAGTGCATACTAATATGCGTAGTTATATGTATAGTATGGTTAGGAACAGATGCATCAACCGCCTTAAGAAGCTTTCTGTTGTAGATTATGATCATGCCATAGATCTTAATACCATTTTTGAAGATTCATCAGTATTTCCGGTTTTTGAGGAAAATGAAGAAGACGTTCACAGTTTGATTACGGCTGTGATTAACAGTTTTCCTGAAAAAATGCGTGAAATATTCCTTTTAAGAATTAAGCATAATTACAAATACCAGCAAATAGCTGAGCATAGCGGTGTTTCTGTGAATACAGTAAAAACACAACTTAAACGAGCCAAAGAAAAGATCAGTAAGATGGTTTTTTCTTCTTTCTTCTTCTGA
- a CDS encoding type II toxin-antitoxin system RelE/ParE family toxin, whose translation MIESFGCKHTEKVWNGVWTKKWSDEVANNALRKMFMINAAGDIQDLKIPPSNRLHKLKGNMKEYWAISINDQWRIIFQWSNTNAYDVQIIDYH comes from the coding sequence ATGATTGAAAGTTTCGGATGTAAGCATACCGAAAAGGTTTGGAACGGAGTCTGGACAAAAAAATGGAGTGATGAAGTTGCCAATAATGCATTGAGAAAAATGTTTATGATCAATGCGGCAGGTGATATTCAAGACTTGAAAATACCACCATCAAATCGCTTACATAAGTTGAAAGGAAACATGAAAGAGTATTGGGCTATTAGCATTAATGATCAATGGAGAATAATCTTTCAATGGTCAAATACGAATGCTTACGATGTTCAAATAATAGATTATCACTAA